The following are encoded in a window of Rissa tridactyla isolate bRisTri1 chromosome 3, bRisTri1.patW.cur.20221130, whole genome shotgun sequence genomic DNA:
- the LOC128906949 gene encoding carbohydrate sulfotransferase 8-like — protein MRFLPCLGISAALGIAAFLSWRLLLRSLATGQGGDLVPKAEEGFTLTLDTFLHVQQLRKKRLRAFCGRSGKVTTLPRSREERTRLLSSLRVSTKLDLLYCQAPSTGIEEWQQLLKKLEEKENMTLPVLLPYPQRRALEMQLGEFNLTEIEAMLGSYTKVLFVRDPFQRLISAFMQGMGSSPSFSSFVQDVLDGGQHNASVTWKPLVSLCRPCLVQYDYVVVFGFLRQELGHLLRQAGLPAGILLPKFTDTQVRWTYSWLSEQMFSELSLHQKKQLSRFYRWDLSAFPFSSSLLTGLLNATET, from the exons ATGCGTTTCCTTCCCTGCCTCGGCATCTCGGCTGCCCTGGGCATCGCCGCCTTCCTCAGCTGGAGGCTGCTTCTCCGGAGCCTGGCCACTGGCCAAGGAG GTGACCTGGTCCCCAAGGCAGAGGAGGGCTTCACTTTGACGCTGGACACCTTCCTGCATGTTCAGCAGCTCAGGAAGAAGAGACTGAGAGCTTTCTGCGGACGATCAGGCAAAGTCACCACGCTGCCAAGGAGCCGGGAGGAGAGAACCCGCCTGCTCTCCAGTTTGAGGGTGAGCACCAAGCTGGACCTCCTCTACTGCCAAGCGCCATCGACAGGGATCGAGGAATGGCAGCAGCTTTTGAAGAAGctagaggagaaggaaaacatgaCGCTCCCGGTGCTGCTTCCCTACCCTCAGCGGCGTGCTCTGGAGATGCAGCTGGGTGAGTTCAACCTGACGGAGATCGAGGCCATGTTGGGCTCCTACACCAAAGTGCTGTTTGTCAGGGACCCTTTCCAGAGGCTGATCTCCGCCTTCATGCAGGGCATGGGAAGCAGCCCTTCCTTCAGCAGCTTCGTGCAGGACGTTTTAGATGGTGGACAGCACAACGCCAGCGTGACTTGGAAACCGCTTGTCAGCCTCTGCCGGCCCTGTCTCGTCCAGTATGACTACGTGGTGGTGTTTGGCTTCCTCAGGCAGGAGCTGGGTCACCTGCTGCGGCAAGCCGGGCTGCCAGCAGGCATCCTCCTCCCCAAGTTCACCGACACCCAGGTGCGGTGGACCTACAGCTGGTTATCAGAGCAGATGTTCAGCGAGCTGTCCCTCCACCAGAAGAAGCAACTGTCTCGTTTCTACCGCTGGGACCTTTCTGCTTTCCCGTTTTCTAGCAGTTTGCTGACAGGCCTCCTCAACGCCACAGAGACCTAG